In the genome of Perca fluviatilis chromosome 4, GENO_Pfluv_1.0, whole genome shotgun sequence, one region contains:
- the LOC120557817 gene encoding uncharacterized protein LOC120557817 isoform X2, whose amino-acid sequence MGRRQSQRKSVQPQYKQPSPENNDKRPQQRRKQKPNTPSTKRLTSQHSAQGTSESKAHPLYPAEDKMEPKVQLAAQPCSHGEHKPTSFRVSRHTAAFSCHRLSDSSPTLQESLSPKAEVGGLAGHGEGDSDTDLSESERLPVSPSGGVPPQLQLRPEVIEAEHCPSRSHRPRGHNHGAFDFPDFLPPPFNSWSLSQLAVFYNMEGRGGPQPRPVGPLERYLDRLLQLEWHQIQTVQGEGGKSTGSDVLSSCHRSHAAASSRLSSPKCILQCQRAFSLTFLSCLASHSALLSGCACTLCRIRYSTCSTSCCRSSHHTHQSRLSPMLERMGPTSLPKRSYSENRVKSSDRSTAPRSQVFSSPVRTNSHLRRMQASGNIRNPVKVANTKPHSTARGGSVGAGTDRVGALGDVVDYRTGGFRRRSGSEQRRGGVERQQGASEKRRSGSEYRRGGAERKRIAELKEREIKPDVTAIMDNLPGPKHSPINRPNRQKQVEFVT is encoded by the exons AGGCCGCAGCAAAGAAGAAAGCAGAAACCGAACACTCCCTCGACCAAACGCCTTACTTCTCAACACAG TGCTCAGGGAACCTCAGAGTCAAAGGCCCATCCACTGTACCCTGCAGAAGACAAGATGGAGCCAAAGGTGCAGCTGGCTGCTCAGCCCTGCAGCCACGGGGAACACAAGCCCACAAGTTTCAGAGTGAGCAGGCACACAGCTGCCTTTTCCTGCCACCGCCTGTCTGATTCAAGTCCTACTCTGCAGGAGAGCCTGTCACCAAAGGCAGAGGTAGGAGGTCTGGCTGGCCATGGAGAGGGCGACAGCGACACAGACTTGTCTGAGTCAGAGAGACTTCCTGTGTCGCCCTCTGGTGGGGTTCCTCCACAGCTCCAGCTGAGGCCAGAGGTCATCGAGGCTGAACACTGTCCCTCTCGCAGCCACAGGCCCAGAGGACACAACCATGGTGCTTTTGACTTTCCAGACTTCCTCCCTCCACCTTTTAACTCCTGGAGCCTCAGTCAGCTGGCTGTCTTCTACAACATGGAGGGCCGGGGGGGCCCTCAGCCCAGGCCCGTGGGCCCTTTGGAAAGGTACCTTGATAGGCTGCTGCAGCTGGAGTGGCACCAGATTCAGACAGtgcagggggagggggggaagtCAACGGGGTCAGATGTCCTTTCCAGCTGCCATAGGTCCCATGCTGCTGCCTCGTCACGCCTCAGCTCTCCAAAGTGCATCCTCCAGTGTCAGCGTGCCTtctccctcaccttcctctccTGCCTGGCCAGTCACTCTGCCCTGCTCTCCGGCTGTGCCTGCACTCTCTGCCGTATACGCTACTCCACCTGTAGCACATCGTGCTGCCGCTCCTCCCACCACACCCATCAGTCCAGACTGAGTCCCATGCTGGAGCGCATGGGGCCCACGTCGCTCCCCAAAAGGAGCTACAGCGAGAACCGGGTGAAGTCCTCAGACAGGAGCACTGCACCCCGATCTCAGGTGTTCAGCAGCCCTGTGCGGACCAACAGCCACCTGAGGAGAATGCAAGCCTCAGGAAATATCCGCAACCCTGTTAAAGTTGCTAACACCAAGCCTCATTCCACTGCCAGAGGCGGGAGTGTCGGGGCTGGGACGGATCGCGTGGGAGCGTTGGGCGACGTGgtggactataggacaggagGGTTTAGGAGGAGGAGTGGCTCAGAGCAGAGAAGAGGTGGAGTAGAAAGACAACAAGGTGCATCAGAGAAACGACGAAGTGGTTCTGAGTATAGAAGAGGAGGAGCTGAGCGGAAGAGAATAGCTGAGCTCAAGGAACGGGAAATAAAACCAGATGTCACTGCAATAATGGACAATTTACCTGGGCCCAAACATTCTCCAATAAACAGaccaaacagacagaaacaggtggAATTTGTTACATAA
- the LOC120557817 gene encoding uncharacterized protein LOC120557817 isoform X3, translated as MEPKVQLAAQPCSHGEHKPTSFRVSRHTAAFSCHRLSDSSPTLQESLSPKAEVGGLAGHGEGDSDTDLSESERLPVSPSGGVPPQLQLRPEVIEAEHCPSRSHRPRGHNHGAFDFPDFLPPPFNSWSLSQLAVFYNMEGRGGPQPRPVGPLERYLDRLLQLEWHQIQTVQGEGGKSTGSDVLSSCHRSHAAASSRLSSPKCILQCQRAFSLTFLSCLASHSALLSGCACTLCRIRYSTCSTSCCRSSHHTHQSRLSPMLERMGPTSLPKRSYSENRVKSSDRSTAPRSQVFSSPVRTNSHLRRMQASGNIRNPVKVANTKPHSTARGGSVGAGTDRVGALGDVVDYRTGGFRRRSGSEQRRGGVERQQGASEKRRSGSEYRRGGAERKRIAELKEREIKPDVTAIMDNLPGPKHSPINRPNRQKQVEFVT; from the coding sequence ATGGAGCCAAAGGTGCAGCTGGCTGCTCAGCCCTGCAGCCACGGGGAACACAAGCCCACAAGTTTCAGAGTGAGCAGGCACACAGCTGCCTTTTCCTGCCACCGCCTGTCTGATTCAAGTCCTACTCTGCAGGAGAGCCTGTCACCAAAGGCAGAGGTAGGAGGTCTGGCTGGCCATGGAGAGGGCGACAGCGACACAGACTTGTCTGAGTCAGAGAGACTTCCTGTGTCGCCCTCTGGTGGGGTTCCTCCACAGCTCCAGCTGAGGCCAGAGGTCATCGAGGCTGAACACTGTCCCTCTCGCAGCCACAGGCCCAGAGGACACAACCATGGTGCTTTTGACTTTCCAGACTTCCTCCCTCCACCTTTTAACTCCTGGAGCCTCAGTCAGCTGGCTGTCTTCTACAACATGGAGGGCCGGGGGGGCCCTCAGCCCAGGCCCGTGGGCCCTTTGGAAAGGTACCTTGATAGGCTGCTGCAGCTGGAGTGGCACCAGATTCAGACAGtgcagggggagggggggaagtCAACGGGGTCAGATGTCCTTTCCAGCTGCCATAGGTCCCATGCTGCTGCCTCGTCACGCCTCAGCTCTCCAAAGTGCATCCTCCAGTGTCAGCGTGCCTtctccctcaccttcctctccTGCCTGGCCAGTCACTCTGCCCTGCTCTCCGGCTGTGCCTGCACTCTCTGCCGTATACGCTACTCCACCTGTAGCACATCGTGCTGCCGCTCCTCCCACCACACCCATCAGTCCAGACTGAGTCCCATGCTGGAGCGCATGGGGCCCACGTCGCTCCCCAAAAGGAGCTACAGCGAGAACCGGGTGAAGTCCTCAGACAGGAGCACTGCACCCCGATCTCAGGTGTTCAGCAGCCCTGTGCGGACCAACAGCCACCTGAGGAGAATGCAAGCCTCAGGAAATATCCGCAACCCTGTTAAAGTTGCTAACACCAAGCCTCATTCCACTGCCAGAGGCGGGAGTGTCGGGGCTGGGACGGATCGCGTGGGAGCGTTGGGCGACGTGgtggactataggacaggagGGTTTAGGAGGAGGAGTGGCTCAGAGCAGAGAAGAGGTGGAGTAGAAAGACAACAAGGTGCATCAGAGAAACGACGAAGTGGTTCTGAGTATAGAAGAGGAGGAGCTGAGCGGAAGAGAATAGCTGAGCTCAAGGAACGGGAAATAAAACCAGATGTCACTGCAATAATGGACAATTTACCTGGGCCCAAACATTCTCCAATAAACAGaccaaacagacagaaacaggtggAATTTGTTACATAA
- the LOC120557817 gene encoding uncharacterized protein LOC120557817 isoform X1, whose amino-acid sequence MGRRQSQRKSVQPQYKQPSPENNDKDYIYLLKKAKGTGWMRVPCAVDERTRPQQRRKQKPNTPSTKRLTSQHSAQGTSESKAHPLYPAEDKMEPKVQLAAQPCSHGEHKPTSFRVSRHTAAFSCHRLSDSSPTLQESLSPKAEVGGLAGHGEGDSDTDLSESERLPVSPSGGVPPQLQLRPEVIEAEHCPSRSHRPRGHNHGAFDFPDFLPPPFNSWSLSQLAVFYNMEGRGGPQPRPVGPLERYLDRLLQLEWHQIQTVQGEGGKSTGSDVLSSCHRSHAAASSRLSSPKCILQCQRAFSLTFLSCLASHSALLSGCACTLCRIRYSTCSTSCCRSSHHTHQSRLSPMLERMGPTSLPKRSYSENRVKSSDRSTAPRSQVFSSPVRTNSHLRRMQASGNIRNPVKVANTKPHSTARGGSVGAGTDRVGALGDVVDYRTGGFRRRSGSEQRRGGVERQQGASEKRRSGSEYRRGGAERKRIAELKEREIKPDVTAIMDNLPGPKHSPINRPNRQKQVEFVT is encoded by the exons AGGCCGCAGCAAAGAAGAAAGCAGAAACCGAACACTCCCTCGACCAAACGCCTTACTTCTCAACACAG TGCTCAGGGAACCTCAGAGTCAAAGGCCCATCCACTGTACCCTGCAGAAGACAAGATGGAGCCAAAGGTGCAGCTGGCTGCTCAGCCCTGCAGCCACGGGGAACACAAGCCCACAAGTTTCAGAGTGAGCAGGCACACAGCTGCCTTTTCCTGCCACCGCCTGTCTGATTCAAGTCCTACTCTGCAGGAGAGCCTGTCACCAAAGGCAGAGGTAGGAGGTCTGGCTGGCCATGGAGAGGGCGACAGCGACACAGACTTGTCTGAGTCAGAGAGACTTCCTGTGTCGCCCTCTGGTGGGGTTCCTCCACAGCTCCAGCTGAGGCCAGAGGTCATCGAGGCTGAACACTGTCCCTCTCGCAGCCACAGGCCCAGAGGACACAACCATGGTGCTTTTGACTTTCCAGACTTCCTCCCTCCACCTTTTAACTCCTGGAGCCTCAGTCAGCTGGCTGTCTTCTACAACATGGAGGGCCGGGGGGGCCCTCAGCCCAGGCCCGTGGGCCCTTTGGAAAGGTACCTTGATAGGCTGCTGCAGCTGGAGTGGCACCAGATTCAGACAGtgcagggggagggggggaagtCAACGGGGTCAGATGTCCTTTCCAGCTGCCATAGGTCCCATGCTGCTGCCTCGTCACGCCTCAGCTCTCCAAAGTGCATCCTCCAGTGTCAGCGTGCCTtctccctcaccttcctctccTGCCTGGCCAGTCACTCTGCCCTGCTCTCCGGCTGTGCCTGCACTCTCTGCCGTATACGCTACTCCACCTGTAGCACATCGTGCTGCCGCTCCTCCCACCACACCCATCAGTCCAGACTGAGTCCCATGCTGGAGCGCATGGGGCCCACGTCGCTCCCCAAAAGGAGCTACAGCGAGAACCGGGTGAAGTCCTCAGACAGGAGCACTGCACCCCGATCTCAGGTGTTCAGCAGCCCTGTGCGGACCAACAGCCACCTGAGGAGAATGCAAGCCTCAGGAAATATCCGCAACCCTGTTAAAGTTGCTAACACCAAGCCTCATTCCACTGCCAGAGGCGGGAGTGTCGGGGCTGGGACGGATCGCGTGGGAGCGTTGGGCGACGTGgtggactataggacaggagGGTTTAGGAGGAGGAGTGGCTCAGAGCAGAGAAGAGGTGGAGTAGAAAGACAACAAGGTGCATCAGAGAAACGACGAAGTGGTTCTGAGTATAGAAGAGGAGGAGCTGAGCGGAAGAGAATAGCTGAGCTCAAGGAACGGGAAATAAAACCAGATGTCACTGCAATAATGGACAATTTACCTGGGCCCAAACATTCTCCAATAAACAGaccaaacagacagaaacaggtggAATTTGTTACATAA